From a region of the Sulfuriferula plumbiphila genome:
- a CDS encoding Bax inhibitor-1/YccA family protein, whose protein sequence is MHPMHPVNAAQAGAASQSAAATFAANKVIRNTYMLLSATLLFSALVAMASAVLKLPHPGLIITLVGYFGLLFLTSKFRDNGLGLGFVFALTGFMGYTLGPIISHYLGLANGGQTVAMAMGLTGAIFLGLSGYALTTRKNFSFMGGFLMVGIIMGFVASLAAVFFELPGLSLAVSAMFVLLMSGLILYETSNIIHGGETNYIMATVTLFVSIFNLFTSLLQLLGFINSDE, encoded by the coding sequence ATGCACCCAATGCACCCCGTTAACGCTGCTCAAGCAGGCGCTGCCAGCCAGTCGGCCGCTGCTACATTCGCCGCCAACAAGGTGATCCGCAACACCTACATGCTGCTATCGGCTACGCTGTTGTTCAGTGCGCTGGTGGCGATGGCGTCGGCGGTGCTCAAGTTGCCGCACCCCGGTCTGATTATTACGCTGGTGGGCTATTTCGGTCTGCTGTTTCTTACCAGCAAATTCCGCGACAACGGATTGGGGCTGGGCTTCGTATTCGCGTTGACCGGCTTTATGGGCTACACCCTGGGTCCCATTATCAGCCACTACCTTGGCCTGGCTAATGGCGGCCAGACCGTGGCCATGGCGATGGGCTTGACCGGCGCAATCTTTCTCGGCTTGTCCGGCTATGCGTTGACCACGCGCAAGAATTTCAGCTTCATGGGCGGATTCCTGATGGTGGGCATCATCATGGGTTTTGTGGCCAGCCTGGCAGCGGTGTTTTTCGAGCTGCCCGGGCTGTCGCTGGCGGTGTCGGCGATGTTCGTGCTGCTCATGTCCGGCCTCATCCTGTATGAGACCAGCAATATCATTCACGGCGGGGAGACCAATTACATCATGGCTACCGTCACGCTGTTCGTCAGCATTTTCAATCTGTTCACCAGTTTGCTGCAGTTGCTCGGCTTCATAAACAGCGACGAGTAA
- a CDS encoding CbbQ/NirQ/NorQ/GpvN family protein — MSDLIAQYRIEKEPYYRGVSDEVALYEAAYSVRMPMMLKGPTGCGKTRFVEYMAWKLNKPLITVACNEDMTASDLVGRFLLDASGTRWQDGPLAIAARHGAICYLDEVVEARQDTTVVIHPLTDNRRVLPLEKKGELIHAHPDFQLVISYNPGYQSLMKDLKQSTKQRFGALDFNYPAHDIETEIVAHETGVSADVAGKLVSIAERARNLKGHGLDEGISTRMLIYAGSLIARGVEPTAACRMALVRPITDDPDMRDALDAAVSTFF, encoded by the coding sequence ATGAGTGACCTGATCGCGCAGTACCGCATTGAAAAAGAACCCTATTACCGCGGCGTGTCCGACGAAGTTGCGCTGTATGAAGCGGCCTACTCGGTGCGCATGCCGATGATGCTGAAAGGCCCCACCGGCTGCGGCAAGACCCGCTTCGTCGAATACATGGCGTGGAAACTCAACAAGCCGCTGATCACCGTGGCGTGCAACGAAGACATGACCGCCTCCGACCTGGTCGGCCGCTTCCTGCTCGACGCCAGCGGCACCCGCTGGCAGGACGGCCCCCTGGCCATCGCTGCGCGTCACGGCGCGATCTGCTACCTCGACGAAGTCGTCGAAGCGCGCCAGGACACCACCGTGGTGATCCATCCGCTGACCGACAACCGGCGCGTGCTGCCGCTGGAGAAAAAAGGCGAACTGATCCATGCGCACCCCGACTTCCAGCTGGTGATCTCCTACAACCCCGGCTACCAGAGCCTGATGAAGGATCTGAAGCAGTCCACCAAGCAGCGTTTCGGCGCACTCGACTTCAACTACCCGGCGCATGACATCGAAACCGAAATCGTCGCCCACGAAACCGGCGTCAGTGCCGACGTGGCAGGCAAACTGGTATCGATCGCCGAGCGCGCGCGCAACCTGAAAGGCCATGGTCTCGACGAAGGCATCTCCACGCGCATGCTGATCTACGCCGGCAGCCTGATCGCCAGGGGCGTGGAGCCGACCGCCGCGTGCCGCATGGCGCTGGTGCGGCCGATCACCGATGATCCGGACATGCGCGATGCACTCGATGCAGCGGTGAGCACGTTCTTCTGA
- a CDS encoding AI-2E family transporter — protein sequence MHELSNNPFARRIMLGLFLAGLGAGVYSVLNPFLAAMAWASILAYTTWPLFARLRRSLGGRANLAALLMTLLVALLLIVPLLGFAALLQGEFMQGVHQVTDRLLRGDLRLPGWTAQLPWVGGELQDWLARANADPTAIKQQLQQFLAGFRGEMVGVLGGVGRNLVKFGFALLTLFFLYRDGERALGQLRKVLNDMIGARIDGYFDAIGITTRAVLYGIVLTALAQGALAGLGYWVAGVASPLSMAVLTASIALIPFGTPFVWGSLSIWLYMNGQHAQAIGLFLWGALVVSWVDNLIRPLVISGATRIPFVLVMFGVLGGVITFGLIGLFIGPLILAVALAVWREWLEDSCVETKTT from the coding sequence ATGCATGAATTGAGTAACAATCCATTCGCGCGCCGCATCATGCTCGGCCTGTTTCTGGCCGGGCTGGGGGCGGGCGTGTATAGCGTGCTCAATCCGTTCCTCGCCGCCATGGCGTGGGCGAGCATTCTTGCGTACACCACCTGGCCACTGTTCGCCCGGCTGCGCCGCAGCCTGGGCGGGCGCGCCAATCTCGCCGCGTTGCTGATGACGCTGCTGGTTGCGCTGCTGTTGATCGTGCCCCTGCTCGGTTTCGCTGCGCTGTTGCAGGGTGAATTCATGCAAGGCGTGCATCAGGTCACCGACCGGTTGTTGCGCGGCGACCTGCGCCTGCCGGGTTGGACGGCGCAACTGCCCTGGGTGGGCGGCGAGTTGCAGGACTGGCTGGCACGTGCGAACGCCGATCCAACCGCCATCAAACAGCAATTGCAGCAATTTCTGGCGGGTTTCCGCGGCGAGATGGTGGGTGTGCTTGGTGGAGTGGGACGGAATCTGGTCAAATTCGGCTTCGCCCTGCTGACGCTGTTTTTTCTGTACCGCGACGGAGAACGCGCGCTGGGACAGCTGCGGAAGGTACTCAATGACATGATCGGCGCGCGTATCGACGGCTATTTCGATGCCATCGGCATCACTACCCGTGCCGTGCTCTATGGCATCGTGCTTACTGCGCTGGCGCAGGGTGCGCTGGCCGGACTGGGCTATTGGGTGGCTGGAGTAGCTTCGCCACTGTCCATGGCGGTATTGACCGCAAGTATCGCTCTGATTCCCTTCGGTACACCGTTTGTGTGGGGTAGCCTGTCGATCTGGCTTTATATGAATGGTCAGCACGCCCAGGCCATCGGTCTGTTTTTATGGGGCGCACTGGTCGTCAGCTGGGTCGATAACCTGATCCGCCCGCTGGTCATCAGCGGCGCGACGCGCATCCCCTTTGTGCTGGTGATGTTCGGTGTGCTTGGCGGGGTGATCACGTTTGGCCTGATCGGCCTGTTTATTGGCCCACTGATTCTGGCGGTCGCGCTGGCCGTGTGGCGCGAATGGCTGGAAGATAGCTGCGTGGAAACAAAAACAACGTAG
- a CDS encoding form I ribulose bisphosphate carboxylase large subunit has product MAVKTYNAGVKEYRQTYWMPEYTPLDTDLLACFKITPQPGVDREEVAAAVAAESSTGTWTTVWTDLLTDLDYYKGRAYRIEDVPGDDTCFYAFVAYPIDLFEEGSVVNVLTSLVGNVFGFKALRALRLEDIRFPIAYVKTCGGPPQGIQVERDKMNKYGRPLLGCTIKPKLGLSAKNYGRAVYECLRGGLDFTKDDENVNSQPFMRWRDRFEFVHEATIKAERETGERKGHYLNVTAPTPEEMYKRAEFAKEIGAPIIMHDYLTGGLTANTGLANWCRNNGMLLHIHRAMHAVLDRNPHHGIHFRVLTKVLRLSGGDHLHSGTVVGKLEGDRDATLGWIDTMRDEFIKEDRSRGLFFDQDWGSMPGVLPVASGGIHVWHMPALVNIFGDDSVLQFGGGTLGHPWGNAAGAAANRVALEACVEARNQGVAIEKEGKDILTKAAAHSPELKIAMETWKEIKFEFDTVDKLDVAHK; this is encoded by the coding sequence ATGGCCGTTAAAACTTACAACGCCGGTGTGAAAGAATACCGGCAGACTTACTGGATGCCGGAATACACTCCGCTGGATACCGATCTGCTGGCCTGCTTCAAGATCACCCCCCAGCCTGGCGTGGACCGTGAAGAAGTTGCCGCCGCCGTGGCCGCTGAATCCTCCACCGGCACCTGGACCACTGTGTGGACCGATCTGCTGACCGATCTGGACTACTACAAAGGCCGCGCCTATCGCATCGAAGATGTGCCTGGTGATGACACCTGCTTCTACGCCTTCGTGGCTTACCCGATTGACCTGTTCGAAGAAGGCTCGGTGGTCAACGTGCTGACCTCTTTGGTGGGCAACGTGTTCGGCTTCAAGGCGCTGCGCGCCCTGCGTCTGGAAGACATTCGCTTCCCGATCGCCTACGTGAAGACCTGCGGCGGCCCGCCCCAGGGTATTCAGGTCGAACGCGACAAGATGAACAAATATGGCCGTCCGCTGCTGGGTTGCACCATCAAGCCCAAGCTCGGCCTGTCCGCCAAGAACTACGGCCGCGCGGTGTACGAGTGCCTGCGCGGCGGCCTGGACTTCACCAAGGACGACGAAAACGTCAACAGCCAGCCGTTCATGCGCTGGCGCGATCGATTCGAATTCGTACACGAAGCTACTATTAAAGCTGAGCGGGAAACCGGCGAGCGTAAAGGTCACTACCTGAACGTGACTGCGCCGACTCCGGAAGAAATGTACAAACGTGCCGAGTTTGCCAAGGAAATCGGCGCGCCGATCATCATGCACGACTACCTGACCGGCGGTTTGACGGCCAACACCGGCCTGGCCAACTGGTGCCGTAACAACGGCATGCTGCTGCATATCCACCGCGCCATGCACGCCGTGCTCGACCGCAACCCGCACCACGGTATCCACTTCCGCGTGCTGACCAAAGTACTGCGTTTGTCCGGGGGTGATCATCTGCACTCCGGCACCGTGGTCGGCAAGCTGGAAGGCGACCGCGACGCCACGCTGGGCTGGATCGACACCATGCGTGACGAGTTCATCAAGGAAGATCGCAGCCGCGGCCTGTTCTTCGACCAGGACTGGGGTTCGATGCCTGGCGTGCTGCCGGTAGCATCCGGCGGCATCCACGTGTGGCACATGCCTGCGCTGGTCAACATCTTCGGTGATGACTCGGTGCTGCAATTCGGTGGCGGCACGCTCGGCCACCCCTGGGGCAACGCCGCCGGCGCCGCCGCCAACCGCGTGGCGCTGGAAGCCTGTGTGGAAGCGCGCAACCAGGGCGTTGCCATCGAGAAGGAAGGCAAGGATATTCTGACCAAGGCCGCTGCACACAGCCCGGAACTCAAGATCGCCATGGAAACCTGGAAAGAGATCAAGTTCGAGTTCGATACCGTGGACAAACTGGACGTGGCCCACAAGTAA
- a CDS encoding nitric oxide reductase activation protein NorD has translation MSINLEDYKDILGELSESSRLILQSAWHDAARVFSPAGLERYLQGAKSLRGLGRGCDLVATYIQNAPAIARVVGEDVVPELVHSAMMMASKTSGTVIELMLATAPTAAERLGDAELFSKYLRLLNVLLASAPRGVKPMLENLDTLFGQLTLGGLRRWATWGAQAHRTNYEEQIKYFGLQTLESKAILQQERKGTLFVDVQRRINMYLRALWGRDFFMRPTSGDFEKREGYRPYIEDYLMHLPDAFDDFVLRAGDGSEGGRISGLELYRATAAHCAAHIVYTTTPISAESLNPMQMAVISVIEDARVERLAINAFPGMGQLWAQLHTATPAQSKTFGDYLNRIARALLDATYQDDHPVISRARELFAAEQGRLADNQLSWDIGVTLAHELSLLRIPYQARTDLLTAPYRDDNRYFWEFEEFDFDKAAGAGYDTIQQVRKNVSLMEFVNEIDCELAGDDAQEIWVLGSELFPYEDNGVSYNDMEGKEPVSAPYHYSEWDYQIQLERPSWATVMEKRAKAGDMQIIDAIAAQYKREIQRMKFLLDAMQPQGVQRIRKLEDGDELDINAAIAAMIDIRIGNQPDPRIMMRSVRKVRDISVMVLLDLSESTNDKVAGQDFSVLDLTRQATVLLADAINKIGDPFAIHGFCSDGRHDVEYYRYKDFDQPYNEVPKGKLAGMTGQLSTRMGAAIRHAGHYLKQQRSSKKLLLVITDGEPADVDVRDPQYLRFDAKKAVEEVAKYGVTTYCMSLDPRADQYVSRIFGARNYMVVDHVERLPEKLPILYAGLTR, from the coding sequence ATGTCCATCAATCTGGAAGACTACAAAGACATACTCGGTGAACTCTCGGAAAGCTCGCGTCTGATTTTGCAATCAGCATGGCATGATGCAGCCCGTGTGTTCAGCCCGGCGGGTCTTGAGCGCTACCTGCAGGGCGCCAAATCGTTGCGCGGCCTCGGGCGCGGCTGCGATCTGGTGGCCACCTATATCCAGAATGCCCCGGCCATCGCGCGCGTGGTAGGCGAGGACGTGGTTCCCGAACTGGTGCACAGTGCCATGATGATGGCGTCCAAAACCAGTGGTACGGTGATTGAGCTGATGCTGGCAACGGCACCCACCGCTGCCGAGCGTCTGGGCGACGCGGAGTTGTTCAGCAAGTATTTGCGGCTGCTTAACGTGCTGCTGGCGAGCGCACCGCGCGGGGTAAAACCCATGCTGGAAAATCTCGATACCCTGTTCGGCCAGCTCACCCTGGGAGGTTTGCGGCGCTGGGCGACCTGGGGCGCACAGGCGCACCGCACCAATTACGAAGAGCAGATCAAATATTTCGGTCTGCAAACCCTGGAATCCAAGGCCATCCTGCAACAGGAACGCAAAGGCACGTTGTTCGTAGACGTGCAGCGCCGCATCAACATGTATTTGCGCGCGCTGTGGGGACGTGACTTTTTCATGCGCCCCACCTCAGGTGACTTCGAAAAGCGCGAGGGCTACCGGCCCTATATCGAGGATTACCTGATGCATCTGCCCGATGCGTTCGACGACTTTGTGCTGCGGGCCGGTGATGGCAGCGAGGGGGGACGGATTTCGGGACTGGAACTGTACCGCGCCACCGCTGCGCACTGTGCGGCGCACATTGTTTACACGACCACACCGATCTCGGCAGAGAGCCTGAACCCGATGCAGATGGCGGTCATTTCTGTCATCGAAGACGCGCGCGTGGAGCGCCTCGCCATCAATGCTTTCCCCGGTATGGGCCAGCTATGGGCGCAGCTACACACGGCAACTCCGGCGCAATCCAAAACCTTTGGCGACTACCTCAACCGCATCGCCCGGGCCTTGCTGGATGCCACTTATCAGGATGACCATCCCGTCATCAGCCGTGCGCGGGAGTTATTCGCCGCTGAACAGGGCAGGCTCGCCGATAACCAGTTATCGTGGGATATAGGTGTGACGCTGGCACACGAACTGAGCCTGTTGCGCATCCCCTACCAGGCGCGCACCGATCTGCTCACTGCGCCCTACCGCGACGACAACCGCTACTTCTGGGAATTCGAGGAATTCGATTTCGACAAGGCGGCAGGAGCCGGCTACGACACGATCCAGCAAGTGCGCAAGAACGTCAGTCTGATGGAGTTCGTCAACGAGATTGACTGCGAGCTGGCTGGCGACGATGCGCAGGAAATCTGGGTGCTGGGCAGCGAGCTGTTTCCCTATGAGGACAATGGCGTGTCCTACAACGATATGGAAGGCAAAGAGCCGGTCTCCGCGCCTTACCATTATTCAGAATGGGACTACCAGATTCAGCTGGAACGGCCGAGCTGGGCAACAGTGATGGAAAAGCGTGCCAAAGCCGGCGACATGCAGATCATCGACGCCATCGCCGCGCAGTACAAACGCGAAATCCAGCGCATGAAATTCCTGCTCGACGCAATGCAGCCGCAAGGCGTGCAGCGCATCCGCAAGCTGGAAGACGGCGACGAGCTCGACATCAATGCGGCGATCGCGGCGATGATCGACATCCGCATCGGCAATCAGCCCGACCCGCGCATCATGATGCGCTCGGTGCGTAAAGTGCGCGACATCTCGGTAATGGTACTGCTCGATCTGTCCGAATCCACCAACGATAAAGTGGCGGGCCAGGATTTCTCGGTGCTGGATTTGACCCGTCAGGCCACGGTTTTGCTGGCGGATGCCATCAACAAGATCGGTGACCCCTTCGCCATTCATGGTTTCTGCTCGGATGGCCGTCACGACGTGGAATACTACCGCTACAAGGATTTCGACCAGCCCTATAATGAAGTGCCCAAGGGCAAGCTGGCAGGCATGACCGGCCAGCTGTCCACGCGCATGGGGGCAGCCATTCGCCATGCCGGACATTACCTGAAACAGCAGCGCTCATCCAAGAAGCTGTTGCTGGTGATTACCGATGGCGAACCCGCCGACGTGGACGTGCGTGACCCGCAATATCTGCGCTTCGATGCCAAGAAGGCGGTGGAGGAAGTCGCCAAGTACGGCGTGACGACGTATTGCATGAGCCTGGATCCGCGTGCCGACCAGTATGTCTCGCGTATTTTCGGTGCGCGCAACTACATGGTGGTGGATCACGTCGAGCGCCTGCCGGAGAAGCTGCCGATACTCTATGCTGGCCTGACCCGCTGA
- a CDS encoding ribulose bisphosphate carboxylase small subunit produces MSEVMDYNSRLSDPASRKFETFSYLPAMDAANIRKQVAYLVSKGWNPAIEHIEPQYLMDSYWYMWKLPMFGETDVEKVLAEAEACHKANPDNHVRLIGYNNFNQSQGAAMVIYRGKTV; encoded by the coding sequence ATGAGCGAAGTAATGGACTACAACTCCCGCCTGAGCGACCCCGCCAGCCGGAAATTTGAAACCTTCTCCTATCTGCCTGCGATGGATGCCGCCAATATTCGCAAGCAGGTGGCTTACCTGGTGTCCAAAGGCTGGAACCCGGCTATCGAGCACATCGAGCCACAGTACTTGATGGATTCCTACTGGTACATGTGGAAGCTGCCAATGTTCGGTGAAACCGACGTGGAAAAAGTGCTGGCCGAGGCCGAAGCTTGTCATAAAGCCAACCCGGACAACCACGTGCGTCTGATTGGTTATAACAACTTCAACCAGTCGCAAGGCGCGGCCATGGTGATTTATCGCGGCAAGACTGTTTAA
- the nhaR gene encoding transcriptional activator NhaR, which yields MSALNYKHLHYFWVVAKAGGVGKAAERLHLTPQSISGQLGVLEEALATQLFRRSGRTLELTEAGRLVLGYAEEIFVLGEELQEALRHHPASRSMQFRVGIADVVPKSVAYRLLEPAMRIEEKPRLLCREGRLDSLLGELAVHLLDLVIADRPMPSKFNVRGFSHLLGECGLTFLAAPALAAAYDGRFPQLLDSAPLLLPGEDAAVRPKLVRWLDEQRIRPRIVGEFDDSALLNAFGKEGVGIYAVPSAITHLVQQQSGGMILGHTNAVIEQFYAISTERRLTHPAVLAISNAARQEMFGLSATDILPERPQT from the coding sequence ATGAGCGCACTTAATTACAAGCATCTGCACTATTTCTGGGTGGTTGCCAAAGCCGGTGGAGTGGGCAAAGCCGCTGAGCGCCTGCATCTGACACCGCAATCCATCAGCGGCCAACTGGGTGTACTGGAAGAAGCGCTCGCCACCCAGTTATTCCGTCGCAGCGGGCGCACGCTGGAGCTGACCGAAGCAGGACGGCTGGTGTTGGGCTACGCCGAGGAAATTTTTGTACTGGGTGAAGAATTGCAAGAAGCGCTGCGCCACCACCCCGCCAGTCGCTCCATGCAGTTTCGGGTCGGAATCGCCGATGTGGTACCCAAATCCGTTGCCTACCGCCTGCTGGAACCCGCCATGCGTATCGAGGAAAAACCGCGCCTGTTGTGTCGCGAGGGTCGGCTGGACAGCCTGCTGGGCGAACTTGCAGTACATCTGCTGGATCTGGTTATCGCCGATCGTCCCATGCCGTCCAAGTTCAATGTGCGCGGGTTCAGCCACTTGCTGGGCGAGTGCGGGCTTACATTTCTGGCAGCGCCAGCGTTGGCTGCAGCATATGACGGCAGGTTTCCGCAATTGCTCGACAGTGCGCCGCTGCTACTGCCTGGAGAGGACGCTGCGGTGCGCCCCAAGCTAGTGCGCTGGCTGGACGAGCAGCGCATTCGTCCGCGTATCGTCGGCGAATTCGATGACAGTGCCCTGCTCAACGCCTTCGGTAAGGAAGGCGTGGGAATTTACGCCGTGCCCAGCGCAATTACCCATTTGGTGCAACAACAATCCGGCGGGATGATTTTGGGGCACACCAATGCGGTAATCGAGCAGTTTTACGCAATTTCCACTGAACGTCGCCTGACGCACCCTGCGGTACTGGCGATCAGCAATGCTGCGCGTCAGGAGATGTTCGGCTTGAGTGCAACTGACATTCTGCCGGAACGCCCGCAAACATGA
- a CDS encoding TIGR00645 family protein: MKAIENFLERLMFASRWLLAPFYLGLVGAIGVLLWYFGVEFLHLIPMAMQGEGSVVVGVLSLVDLVLVANLLIIIIFAGYENFVSKIDVGDHEDRPDWMGHVDFADLKMKLIGSIIAISGIELLKAFVSVSTHTNEQMAWKVGIHLTFVVTGVMFAVMDRLGGPKKQGAGG, encoded by the coding sequence ATGAAAGCCATAGAAAATTTCCTCGAACGCCTGATGTTTGCCAGTCGCTGGCTGTTGGCGCCGTTTTACCTTGGGCTGGTGGGGGCCATTGGGGTATTGCTGTGGTATTTCGGCGTGGAATTCCTGCACCTGATTCCCATGGCAATGCAAGGTGAAGGTAGCGTCGTGGTGGGCGTGCTGTCGCTGGTGGATCTGGTGCTGGTGGCGAACCTGCTCATCATTATCATTTTTGCCGGCTACGAAAACTTTGTTTCCAAGATTGACGTTGGTGACCATGAAGACCGCCCGGACTGGATGGGACATGTCGATTTCGCTGATCTAAAAATGAAACTGATAGGCTCCATCATAGCCATTTCCGGGATCGAGCTACTCAAGGCGTTTGTGAGTGTGAGCACGCACACCAACGAGCAGATGGCCTGGAAGGTGGGTATCCACCTCACCTTTGTGGTGACCGGCGTGATGTTCGCCGTCATGGATCGCTTGGGTGGGCCTAAAAAACAGGGTGCGGGCGGCTGA
- the htpX gene encoding protease HtpX, with amino-acid sequence MKRIFLFLATNLAIVLVLSITLRVLGIEPYLTAQGLNPGSLLVFAAVMGMGGSFISLAISKWTAKRSVGAVVIENPRTPAEIWLVDTVRRQARQAGIGMPEVAIYDAPEVNAFATGMNKNNALVAVSTGLLQSMTKEEAEAVLGHEISHVANGDMVTLALIQGVVNTFVMFLSRVIGYLVDKVVFKTERGTGPAFFVTMIIAEIVLGVLASIIVMWFSRQREFRADRGGATLAGRQNMIAALQRLQRVHTAPLPEKLAAFGIAGGGAMDGIKRLFMTHPPLEERIAALQAAR; translated from the coding sequence ATGAAACGCATTTTTCTGTTCCTTGCCACCAACCTTGCCATTGTGCTTGTGCTGTCCATCACCCTGCGCGTGCTGGGTATAGAGCCCTATCTCACAGCGCAAGGGCTGAATCCGGGTTCGTTGCTGGTATTTGCCGCCGTTATGGGCATGGGTGGATCGTTCATTTCGCTGGCGATTTCCAAGTGGACGGCCAAGCGCTCGGTGGGTGCGGTAGTCATTGAGAATCCGCGCACGCCTGCCGAAATCTGGCTGGTGGATACGGTGCGTCGTCAAGCCCGGCAGGCCGGCATCGGCATGCCCGAAGTGGCGATTTACGATGCGCCCGAAGTGAACGCATTTGCCACCGGCATGAATAAAAACAACGCGCTGGTGGCGGTCTCCACTGGCCTGCTGCAATCCATGACCAAGGAAGAAGCCGAGGCGGTGCTGGGGCATGAGATATCCCACGTTGCCAACGGCGACATGGTGACGCTGGCGCTGATACAGGGGGTGGTGAATACCTTCGTCATGTTCCTGTCGCGCGTCATCGGTTATCTGGTGGATAAAGTCGTGTTCAAGACCGAGCGCGGCACCGGCCCGGCGTTTTTCGTCACCATGATCATTGCCGAAATAGTGCTGGGCGTGCTGGCATCGATCATCGTCATGTGGTTCTCGCGTCAGCGCGAATTCCGCGCCGATCGCGGTGGCGCGACGCTGGCCGGGCGGCAGAACATGATCGCCGCGTTGCAGCGCCTGCAGCGGGTACACACCGCGCCGTTGCCGGAAAAGCTGGCGGCATTTGGCATTGCAGGCGGCGGCGCGATGGATGGCATCAAGCGCCTGTTCATGACGCATCCACCGCTGGAAGAGCGGATTGCTGCCCTGCAGGCGGCGCGCTGA
- a CDS encoding TerC family protein: MNPAVSIAEPWMWAAFIGFVLVMLALDLFVLGGRKAHTVSVKEAALWSLAWFCMALIFNAGMWWHLNGTLGAEVADKKALEFLTGYLIEKSLSVDNVFVFLLIFAAFQVKPAYQRRVLVYGVLGAIVLRAVMILAGAWVVREFSWVLYLFGAFLLVTGIRMLVMAEKTADLEQNPVLKFARRHLRISVGEHGEKFSVVQGGTRYFTPLFLVLILIETTDVVFAVDSIPAIFAITTDPFIVFTSNIFAVMGLRALYFLLADVAHRFHLLKYGLALVLSFIGGKMLIAPWYHVPVQASLFVVVVLIGASVLASLVATRHKGVE; encoded by the coding sequence ATGAACCCGGCTGTGTCGATCGCTGAACCCTGGATGTGGGCTGCCTTCATCGGTTTTGTGCTGGTGATGCTGGCGCTGGATCTGTTCGTCCTCGGCGGCAGAAAAGCCCACACGGTCAGCGTCAAGGAGGCCGCGCTGTGGTCGTTGGCGTGGTTCTGCATGGCGCTGATCTTCAATGCGGGCATGTGGTGGCACCTCAACGGCACGCTGGGCGCAGAGGTCGCCGACAAGAAGGCGCTCGAGTTCCTCACCGGCTATCTCATCGAAAAATCCCTGTCGGTCGACAACGTATTCGTTTTTCTGCTGATTTTTGCAGCGTTTCAGGTCAAACCGGCGTACCAGCGCCGGGTGTTGGTCTACGGCGTACTGGGCGCCATTGTGCTGCGTGCGGTGATGATTCTGGCGGGTGCCTGGGTGGTGCGCGAGTTCAGCTGGGTGCTGTACCTGTTTGGTGCGTTCCTGCTGGTGACGGGTATCCGCATGCTGGTGATGGCGGAAAAAACAGCCGATCTGGAACAGAACCCGGTGCTGAAATTTGCCCGCCGCCACCTGCGCATCAGTGTGGGCGAGCACGGCGAAAAATTCAGTGTGGTTCAGGGTGGCACGCGCTATTTCACGCCGCTGTTTCTGGTGCTGATTTTGATCGAAACCACCGATGTGGTGTTTGCGGTGGATTCGATCCCGGCGATTTTCGCCATTACCACCGATCCATTCATCGTGTTCACCTCGAACATTTTCGCCGTCATGGGGCTGCGCGCGCTGTACTTTCTGCTGGCCGACGTGGCGCACCGCTTTCATCTGCTCAAATACGGCCTGGCGCTGGTGTTGAGCTTCATCGGCGGAAAAATGCTGATTGCACCCTGGTACCACGTGCCGGTGCAGGCGTCGTTGTTCGTTGTCGTGGTGTTGATTGGCGCGAGTGTGCTCGCCAGTCTGGTTGCCACACGCCATAAGGGTGTCGAGTGA